A region of the Pygocentrus nattereri isolate fPygNat1 chromosome 27, fPygNat1.pri, whole genome shotgun sequence genome:
GGTAGTTCCATTCAACACTTGCTCTTACCTTCCGTCTCTCCACTCTTGCTTAGATGCTTAACCAATTTCGCTGTGTTGTTCTAGGAAGCGAATAAGTTCaaaaggtaaataaatgaacaaataaaagcaagaaTACACTAAGAAACACTTCTATAATGTGTGGGAGCCAAGAAATACCTGTTTGAGATGGTCCACAGTAAGGGGCAGTTTCTGCAGTGTAAGCAAAATAAGCTGCAGCAGAGGAGTGTTGCTGGTGGTCTTTGAGTATGTGAGCCAAGAGTTGAGCAGCTTGTAGCCACCCACACGGATAAATCtgtaaagtggaaaaaaaatgtttggcaCAAAAGTAAAAAGGGCAACATTAACATTTACTGCAAGAGAGTAGCACAGAGGACTTGCCCTGCTGTGctgaacatatatatatacgtacCGGTTAAGAATGTCGTGAGATTTGGTCTGCAGTAAGATGTTCAGATACATGCACCTGCTGACCATTTTGTGTGAGGCCTTCATTAGACTGTTTGAAAAAGAGTCAGAAACATGGGAGTAAGATCACTTCGACTAGATGATGTTAATATGTCAAGGCTATTCATGTAAATAACTGCAGCTCAACGTGGACACGTTTTCATATCTTTCACCTGAAGACTTTGGCAACACCTTCCAGGCTCCTGAGCTCTCCGTCCTTCCCAAGCAGAGCCTCTACTCCTTTCAGCACCTCCCTGGGGTCCACCGGGCCTACCGCCATTATAGGTTACTGACatagaggagggggagagagaataaGTGCCATTTAGATGATCTTTCTGCAGGTACACAGATGTTGCTGTAATCATTACTGTCACTAGGGAGTATCCGAACCACTGGAGATATGCTGTTTGACACACTGGTCAAAGTAGTTATTGAGAGCTCATTGGAAGAAATACAGCACATACAGGGGGCTGAAATAACTAATTCACAGGTAAAAGTCACGAGGATAACATTATAAGTAGGCCACACAAACAAGAGTGGCCAGTCAGGAAATATCAAATACCAAACTCTCTGATCCGATCACCACAAAAATGAAAGCGCCTTCAGTGCAGCTCatgtagataaaaaaaaaatgcttttgtgTTAAGCTCTGCCCCAAAAGTCTATCACATCAGAAGACTTCATACAAAAGTTGGACATGATTcttcacacacagcactgcaacCAAAACCACAACAAAGAAGCACTCAGAGGGCCAGTGGGTCATGTGgctcaacaaaacactttccACAATAATATTCATAAACTCGACTAGTCTTGATCTGAAACTGGAGTACCAGGTCATTTTTAATGAAGCATGTGAGTAAAGCTTCACTAACAAGTCTATTTAGACAATTCATGGATTGCCAAAAAAGGAAAGTAAACTTTACCATGGGTGATGTGGAAAGAGGTTCGTAAAATAAGTTAAAGCATAATGAACCTATTGACTATATGCCGGAACACATGCTTACAATTTTCCTAAAACAGACCTTCTCTAGCACAAAGTATTTGCCTATACAAACTATATTAGCATGTTACATTTAATCTACTCAAAGCTGTGCATTAAAGGCAAGTAGGCAGCAGAATGAATGACTTTTATGTTGTTATTAATGTACATGGTTTATAAAATGCTTATTATTTTAACATCTTCAATGGAACAAAATCAAAGTTTGAATGCACTGTTACCACCTTCTGCCAACACAACACCCACCTGCTCTCCAAATTAAGGATGTGTTTATGTACATATGCAATTAGACTACATGTATTATTTCTTACATTGTCAATTCCAACATAAATATAATGGTTCAAAATGGCTAAGACACTGACGAGTTAAACAGTCGTTCTTGTGAGCAAACTCGTTCTATGTAGTCACAGTTATTCAGAAGCATCATACTAGAAAAGAGAAAGTACTAGAGGAGAGTAAATCTACACAATACTGCTTTTTTATTACTATACTCAATTCTACAACCAGTATACTGTGATGTTCTATGTGATACAGacgtttcattttaaaaacactagAATTTAAGAGGCTCTGGGGGAGAATTCTGATGAAAAATATTGACTTCCAAACTAATCTCACCAActacaaaagcaaacaaacatgtatagacactttttttttcttttaaagaaaagtacaaaaagaaaaaaaaaatgtgcagtcAGTCCATCCCAGATCAGACACTTCACTTCTGTACAGCAGAACAACTGTTTCAGACACACTTCCAACCTCTCACCTGATGACTGTGGGCAGGACCTGTGTTATTACTTTTCTAAGACTTGGAACTTTCAGATACACAGAGTATGATTGCTCAATTATGAATACCGATTTATTcacattaaaattaattatgaaaatgtatgtgaaaaagtaaacattacATACTTTACAAATGTACATGCTCTTGCTTTATTTATCAAGGTCATTGCGAAATAACTGTCCTATGTCGCCATCATGTGGTTAAAACTGAGTAAGTCAAGTCTGGTGTTGGGTGCTGTTTACCTAAAGGCCATGAGTTTCACCATAAGAGCTGCTAATACATCAGAACTCAATACAGAGCTACAAAACTAGTGAAAAagcataatataaaatattacattattagaCATACTCATTTGTTGCTATTAAAATTAAAGGTAGAGTCAGCAAAATATGAAAGACACCTGACTGCAAATGTAGTGGATCTGCCAAGATATGATTGCTTTGTTTTGCATCCAAGGCCAATACACCAAAACTTAGGATTGTGTCTAGTAATGgattgtttgggttttttttcctattactgaagaagcaaactttggacaccaaacatgccttggctgatcatctacatttagagtaaaGACAAAAATGGTGTATTATACTTTTTCCAGAACCAGTCCTTTTAGCTAAACGGACACAAAATCTAACTGAGTCAGTGATTCCAGTGGGCTGAGTCCAATTAACAACTCTCCAACACACACCAGCCTCTTTTGAAATCACTCTTTTTGAGGAAGCAGCCTAATGAATAAGAGAATAGACGGTGGGGGGGGttggaggggggagggggggtggagaGGAGCGACGTCATGTTGCCCCGCCCATGCAGGGGCAGTAGTGCACTTTAAAAATCTCCTTTCAGTTGTTCAGTATGAGCATAACGAAGATCCTTGAACTCCACATTGGGTCAACTTTTAGCTCTACGCATCaccgaagaaaaaaaaaacgggtACGagcaacatttacattaaaaacaaaaaatttttttttttttttaaaactaagaACTTAGTTCAAACTTGCTACGCGTTTCCATACAACACTGGGGTTAAGCATGCAACTTTCACCAGTGGATTAGCGTTAATCTGCGCTTGTAAATCATGACGGTTGCTTATTTTTCGAAGGCGTGAGAAGACCGTACGTTTAAAGGAACGGAAAAAAAACCCGTATAAACTAATCATTCGTAATTCGATAAATGTCATGTGAGGAAATCAGGTTTGGTCTTACCCGTAAAAGTGTTGTGGTTGAAGTTTTTATAGTCTCAGAACTCAGAATCGAACTCCTTTACACGGAACATTACACAAAACTCCTGAAAATGTCACAACCGTTACACAGAACGtaaacacatcaaaacaaatggcAGTTAAATCTGGGAAACCAGTGTTCACACTGACCGCAACTGTAATGATCACAAAGTCCAaacatttaccaaaaaaaaaaaaaaaacaatattgttttCATTAAGAACtgttaaccaaaaaaaaaagaaaaaaaaaaagaataaataattatttgacCTGCCCCTCAAAACTGAAAGTGTCCCCCTCCCCCCAAATCCTCTTTCCAGACATCATTTCTTTTTGGATATGGTTGAAAAAAATGGGTTACCCTGTCTTCTGCGTACTACTCTCTACTACTGTATACaattatgaaataatgaaatactaacaactttacataaaaaaaaaactttccacACTGGTCACAATGTTTTGTATGAAATGCAACGTAAGCGGAGCTTCTGCTGCCGTTGCTGCCGCTTTAGTGACCGTTGCTGCTTTCGCCATCTGTCGGCCACCCGCGTTCAAATGTTCGCAAGACAAGTGGCTTCGGCGGGCCGTGATTGGCTGAGCGGGATCCAAGCCCCGCCCTCTTTTTTAACCACTTCTCTTCGAGCTAGAAAGCGAGAATGGCGACGATGAAGAAGCCCGGACGCCATTTTAGACAACAAGTactagcaaaaataaaaaaaagaaatactgaGTACACTTTACATCCGACATTCGTTTACACACGGGAAAAATACGAAACTAAATAGTCATTATCTCAGAGTATGGTTATGACAACGCGATACAATCGAGCGGAACAAATACGTTTCAAAAAACACAGCCACCATTTGCTTGCAGTGATCCCAGCAAACGACAACCTGTCCGCCATATTAGAGCAAAACCGACTAGACAAACAAGTCCTTTCTACTCGGCATTTCACAGCTAACATTTCACCGCAAGCTCGCCGTAATACACACAAACGCAATCTTTATACTCAGACTGCCGtataactttatatatatatattaacggtatatatatatttgatggGATGGTTTATTTCACTCGCTAGCTACTAAGAATCGCCTGGAACAAACGAGGTACAAAGAAACAAAGTTACACTTCAGCCCCCCGTAACTGATTTCCCCCACTCGATTAAATCCACAGTCGCCAACTTTGCAATCTTTATGTGTAGATTGCGCAGAGATGTTCCAATGAGCTCTCCTTTCgggattttaagccaaaattcACTCATCCTGACTATACTGTGGCAATCTTTATGTACAGATTGCTTATGAGAAGCGGTCGCTAACCTATCTTATGCTTGATTTATCCTTCTTTACTTGGACTGTAAATCCGTCTcacacacaaagagaaacaGGGCTTTCCGCCGCTGCTAACTTTGCAGTGTGAGCTCATACGCTAACTGGCTTACCTTTCTCGCTTTATCTCAGCttaattttgaattttttatCTAATAATTGCCGCCTTTAACGGCCAACTGAATAACTTTACCTATTATCATTTTCAATACAGACAATTGATTAGCTATTAAATTTCGATTCAAATTGGTTTGAAAGCAACACTTACTATTTATAACTCTCCTCTGCGTCACGGGTACCTATAATATATTGTGCTTAAACAGCAACAATTTTCAGACCAGTTTAAGACAGCCTAAACTGTCATGTCTTTATATCTTTATGGCTGAAAAATGGCTTAATGGGCGGGATTGTGGTGGCTAGAGTCTAGCATTTCCTTCTTGAACAATCTGGAGCAGAAAAAACGTAGGAAGCAAATGTCCGTTACTCGAgtagaaaaaacatgtttttgggCTTTTGGTCTTCAAACACAGTTGAAAAATCCTCGACGTCAGATCTTCACTGAGACCGTTTCAGACCTGCAACAAAGCAAAGGGACAAAAACCGATtagaaaaatctataaaaattaAAGTAGCCAAAATAAGTCATACGAAAATGCACCAAAATGCTTCACATTCGCCAGGATTGAAGTCCAAAGTGAATAAATGGGGGGGAAAGctcataaaacaacaacaagcaacgtctgaatttttttttttctctttcttttctgataaACATCTCCGTCCTCACACTTACCTCAGACAAATCCAGGAATGATCTAGAAGGGTGGGACTCAGCATTTATAGTCGTGACGAATTTTGCGTCACACGGCGTCTCTAGAGCGCGCATTCGGGCGCGTTCGTGACATACAAAGCGTAGCTGATGGTGACGgttattcagttcagtttagcgAACCGATTCCCTCCAACGTTCCGTTTGAACAAATCAAATATCCGATTGAACGATTCATTTTCCCTCTGACCACAGTGTAACGAGGTCCGTGTAACGAGGTTTATTCACGAATCTCGCGGTTCGCCATTGATCAACGTTATTGTGATTTTCTTCACGCCATTATGTGAATTTGAAGACGGAATAAGCTCGATTCGGTTAGAATGTGAATCGGCTCAGCTGAGCCATTGGGTAGAATCGATTCGCAAGAACCGTTTCGCTCGAGAAGGACGACCTTTCTTTTCATCAAGGACAGCCCCTCCCCCACCGTGTATGAACAAGCACGTTGTTTTTCTGATTAAGTGTAAAAAACGTGCTAAGTTTCACGTAAATAGATACTTCAACAGTATCAGGTTTGAACCTTATTGAACCATAACAATCTAATTCGACGTTTTCCACTAATTATATGTATTATTCTGAGCAGAGCTGGTTAAATCTACTAAAATAGTCACAATACATGTTGATGTAAATGTTTCTGATCAGAGCTGAAAAGCCTCGACTTTGCTATAATTCGAGTAAAAATCACTGGTAAATTTGCTTCGTCTGGTGTCAACTTTGAACTCTCACAGCAAAATGGCAGCCTCCCTGGGACGCATTGTGAGAGCTCCTTGTCGAGTTTTTCTCGTTCTTCAGGGAGTTAATCAGATCCAGGTTTGTGTCAGTTATTAAGACATTTACATAGCGATTTTTAGTTGTCTAAATTGCTCTCTTAAAAATGCTGCGTTGGTCATGTTTTGCAACGAAGCTGAAGCCTGTTTCTTATTTGTCAGCttgttgttcgaattttcccgttccaccttaaatggggctgcagttacattctgctgcATCGGGCGCTGGCTatctgctgcgccatttaaggtggaacggaaaagttCGAACAGGAATCTGGCTAACAGGACGTCAACTTCAGCATCGTTGAGTTTTTCAGGCTGTGTTTAATAAAAAGCTGTATTTAATTTCAGAAAACTCGTGAAGTGCTGAGGGtcccttttgttgccccgttcCTGCGACACTTCTTTTATTCGTCTAAATTGTCGTCTTCTGGTGAAGTTGGTGATCGTGTTGTTGAATCTTTAGAAGCTCTCTCCCGGTACAAAGACACACCATGGGAATATCTGGAGAGCGAAGGTAACTTCGGCGATACTTTTAATCGAAGATGGTAATGAAAAGGGAAGCTCCACCGAATTTTAAAGGGTACAGACGTAAGCAAaatcgttcagagtggtttggtgtgaaattcttccttctggagaaacttgtcagaattgctcacagtggtggtgatgatggaaaccagagtttaatgcctcaaaaagctccctcacagaaaatgattacatgaactgatgaatacattgcctgatgtcCTGAAACGCTATTTATGGGCATTCTGTGATTAAGGTTTTTCATCTAAACCATattattcagtttattttaatctgttcatggtggagggatacaagCTTGTTCTAAGGTAAAGTAGTCCtcaaatatttgtatttttaattttttatgtttagtaatattttaccttaatCAGCATTGCGTATTTTGGCAcgtgtaggctcactggtggtttatttatatatatatatatatatatatatgtgtgtgtgtatgtgtgtgtatgtatgtatgtatgtatatatatatatatatatatatatatatatatatatatatatatatatatatatatatatatatatataatatctggctatatttgtgttgtggacataGGGACCCCTAGTTCCTACTACCTCCATGGTAAATTTGAGtttgcaagtttctctacagtgaaccacttcacatcaaaacactgaatggctgttttcatctcaaggactgaattgctcaaattcccttttaactgcctttttttttcctttgcagAGTATATTGAGCGCTATGGGTCCAAGCCTGTATGGTCTGACTACAGACGGAACCACAAAGGGGGTATCCCTCCTCAAAAGACAAGGAAGACCTGTATTGTACGTGATTGGTTTTCCAATGATTATCTCGTGTATATACCTCTGTGCATACAAGCTTTGAACTTTCATCATATGCTTTACATTATCACCACAACAGAGAGGAGATAAGATATGTGGGAACCCTTGTCCAATCTGCCGTGATCCAAATATCATCATCCATTATCAGGTTTGTGTACACTTTCTCACTGTCCTTTAGTCTGGTTTGCCTTCTTGAAATTCTGTACGTGCTCTGCAAGTGATGTCTCATATTAAACTCTGCAGAATGTGAACCTGCTGCAGCAGTTTGTCAGTCCTTACACCGGGCTTGTGTACGACCCCACTCGGACGGGtaatctctcttttttttgaGTGCACTAGAGAAGCATTGCTCACCTTTGCTccaaactttcatgatgaattatcaccttttttttttcctattatcatatttgctattttattgATTCCAGGTGTATGCATAAAGCAACAGAAACTGCTTAATAAGGCAATTGAAACAGCAAGAGATCATGGTAAGAAAACATATAATTTACTTTGTTCATACTTACGCACTGTAAGCAACCTGACAACAGcacatttattgtatttactacagagaattaatttttttcaggCTTGATATCCTTCCAGTTACCATTTGTAGACTACTCTACAGAGGACTACTCAAACGTGCATGGAGCCGTGGGACACACACCTGCTCCACCTACCTGTACCTCTGGTGAACCTTGGTATTCGTGGTACGGCAACATAGAGCCAAATGAAAAAGAACTGGCCAGAGTGAAGAAGATCTATAAAGCTTACCTCAAGTAAGCTATTGGGGAGGTTTTCTGGGCACAAATTTATTCTGGCTATGAATTAATTACTCTATGAATGACTATTGTATCACTGgatattttgaataataaagGACAAAGGTTAATATGCTGAAAACTGACCATTGTTGACTGAGTCTGTTGCAGAGTAATCATAATCTGGCATTTTTGATTTGGAGTCAAAATATGTAATGTAGATGTTCCAGCAAAGAGAAACCATAACTTTATTCATTCCATACACTGttgattaaaaataatttcattgTATAATTAAAGTG
Encoded here:
- the mrps18b gene encoding 28S ribosomal protein S18b, mitochondrial, with the protein product MNKHVVFLIKCKKRAKFHVNRYFNSISKMAASLGRIVRAPCRVFLVLQGVNQIQKTREVLRVPFVAPFLRHFFYSSKLSSSGEVGDRVVESLEALSRYKDTPWEYLESEEYIERYGSKPVWSDYRRNHKGGIPPQKTRKTCIRGDKICGNPCPICRDPNIIIHYQNVNLLQQFVSPYTGLVYDPTRTGVCIKQQKLLNKAIETARDHGLISFQLPFVDYSTEDYSNVHGAVGHTPAPPTCTSGEPWYSWYGNIEPNEKELARVKKIYKAYLK